In a single window of the Gadus chalcogrammus isolate NIFS_2021 chromosome 20, NIFS_Gcha_1.0, whole genome shotgun sequence genome:
- the cfap210 gene encoding cilia- and flagella- associated protein 210, translating to MAESMVQYGRRRGSSPMVSSDGDCHGTKPLLDLRQVTVLPREEYLKIKESLNHQSNHKKRIEEAAKQREAMHQQSKEVVKLWSNTIVGQRQKKIEAKKIREELEEEQRKARDLEEARYQEQLRKEAIARAKAQLYYQTQQVKGFHSALLLTEVLKEREAQLELKRRIESSSKDRDREVLDKIKSREDEALEREKQKAVQKKLNTQAVAEDLRTQMRNVELARAREKLENVKEGEEIQRLRQLHLREQSATRQRQEERKKSTMQAHLEHISNRDVVRGIDERKRALEEEQRELFLATKKKMGVLRKEKEAELFREAQILKDMIRNKLTATQQEKTDHEDECIARAIAEQEAREALRRNADEERKAAMQKSISEHRETLRLEQEQKEMIARQKALEVQQAKEETARIFLEKQQQKAQKAKEEGRFLQDHYVQQMAAKQVRHKQKKTEQRESLVKNTELIVAEGQQFQQYASQVIREAAVGQRNLLPLHKAAREGLGGGLGPVFGGAQPSYLVQDDSGVEMPRYVCATTQNVKELNETTDMEGARKRLGFTW from the exons ATGGCAGAATCAATGGTTCAATATGGGAGAAGAAGAGGATCCAGTCCGATGG TGTCTTCAGATGGGGACTGCCATGGGACTAAACCCCTGTTAGATCTGAGACAGGTCACTGTGTTGCCCAGAGAGGAATACTTGAAAATTAAAGAATCGTTAAATCACCAAAGTAATCACAAGAAGAGGATTGAAGAAGCAGCAAAACAAAGAGAGGCGATGCATCAGCAGTCCAAGGAAGTGGTGAAACTATGGTCCAATACCATCGTG GGACAACGGCAAAAGAAAATCGAGGCCAAGAAGATCCGAGAGGAGCTGGAAGAGGAGCAGCGCAAGGCCAGGGACCTGGAGGAGGCCAGGTACCAGGAGCAGTTGAGGAAGGAGGCCATCGCAAGAGCCAAGGCCCAGCTGTACTACCAGACCCAACAGGTCAAGGGCTTCCAT AGTGCTCTCCTACTGACCGAGGtgctgaaggagagagaggcccagCTCGAGCTGAAGCGCAGAATCGAGAGCTCCTCCAAAGATCGGGACCGGGAGGTGCTCGACAAGATCAAGTCCCGGGAGGACGAGGCCTTGGAACGAGAGAAGCAGAAAGCCGTCCAGAAGAAGCTCAACACGCAGGCAGTGGCGGAGGACCTGAGAACACA gatGAGGAACGTCGAGTTGGCCAGAGCTCGGGAGAAGCTGGAGAAcgtgaaggagggagaggagatccAACGCCTTCGCCAGCTGCACCTCAGGGAGCAGAGTGCGACGAGACAAAGACAGGAGGAGCGGAAGAAGAGCACCATGCAGGCTCACCTG GAGCACATCTCTAACCGAGACGTGGTGAGAGGCATCGATGAACGGAAGCGGGCGctggaagaggagcagagggagctTTTCCTCGCCACCAAGAAGAAGATGGGGGTTTTAAGGAAGGAGAAAGAGGCAGAGTTGTTCAG AGAGGCCCAGATTCTCAAGGACATGATTAGGAACAAGCTGACCGCCACCCAGCAGGAGAAGACGGACCACGAGGACGAGTGCATTGCCAGGGCCATCGCCGAACAGGAGGCCAGAGAGGCCCTGAGACGCAACGCTGACGAGGAGAGGAAGGCAGCGATGCAGAAGAGCATCTCCGAACACAGAGAGACCCTG CGGCTGGAACAAGAGCAGAAGGAGATGATTGCGCGTCAGAAAGCCCTGGAGGTGCAGCAGGCCAAAGAGGAGACCGCCAGAATCTTCCTGGAGAAGCAACAGCAGAAGGcacaaaaagccaaggaagagGGGAGATTTCTACAAGATCACTATGTCCAGCAAATG GCGGCGAAACAGGTCCGACACAAGCAAAAGAAAACAGAGCAACGGGAGTCTCTGGTGAAGAACACGGAGCTCATCGTGGCAGAGGGGCAGCAGTTCCAGCAGTACGCGTCGCAGGTGATCCGTGAAGCGGCGGTGGGCCAGCGGAACCTCCTCCCGCTCCACAAGGCCGCCAGAGAGGGGCTCGGCGGAGGCCTGGGGCCCGTCTTCGGCGGCGCGCAGCCGAGCTACCTCGTTCAAGACGACAGCGGCGTGGAGATGCCGCGGTACGTGTGCGCTACGACCCAGAACGTCAAGGAGCTCAACGAGACGACGGACATGGAGGGAGCGAGGAAGCGGCTCGGCTTCACTTGGTGA
- the ppig gene encoding peptidyl-prolyl cis-trans isomerase G, with protein MGIKVRPRCFFDVGISNIKVGRIVVELFSEVCPKTTENFRCLCTGEKGIGKGTQKPLHYKGCVFHRIVKDFMIQGGDFSEGNGRGGESIYGGFFEDESFTMKHNKEYLLSMANRGKDTNGSQFFITTKPSPHLDGVHVVFGQVISGQEVIQTMERQKTDASSKPYSEVKIMNCGELIPKTRVKPGEKKKKEKAHSEASDSSSSSDSSSEPSSESEESEKESKRRKKKVKKQKKKKQKKAKKERSEAGSADEKEQDLQLSSVRPEEIPEVPQNRFLMRKSPQAAQNEDAGQNPRQREERPRERPFNAQSAYHRGLVTTRSGRKIKGRGPRRYRTPSRSRSRDRFRRSETPPHWRQEMQRQRTRATSGERWIKGDKGDMEEAAKEEAAKATRAEKKDSDDKPAEKEKRGRSHRSRSKDKEKKDEDKHGRHKAKKRGGSRSRSKSVDKGRDKSVDKSGDKGGDKGVDKSVDKSVDKSVDKSVDKSGDKSVEKGGDKGRDKSIDKGADKSGDEVRKSGDKRRRSKSKEKERDHKPDRRGRSRSKDAAVTKEKETESDHSKERSKRAESEKKPKDDPKGRNGEKPQEEKGRNGDKREKERAESQSKDRTSGKEGPKSHSRSRDRGDRGARRASSRDRGERRDRERPSEGGQRSQERRRQPSRDDKRRGSPRNRDRTRSPDRAKARDSHRGGRRSRSRSNDRQARRKDKESGPAPRRGSRGRHHHSSSSSSSDSDQDDKTKGRKSPEDKKKSPPRESPPPKAKEPAGSPARNRSNRGREGTRDKKDSSGSSNDDSD; from the exons ATGGGCATCAAGGTGCGTCCTCGGTGCTTCTTCGACGTTGGAATCAGCAACATTAAGG TTGGTCGAATTGTGGTGGAGTTGTTCTCAGAGGTTTGCCCCAAGACTACTGAAAACTTCAGGTGTCTCTGTACAG GTGAGAAAGGCATTGGTAAAGGAACTCAGAAACCTCTTCATTACAAAGGATGCGTGTTCCACCGAATCGTGAAGGACTTCATGATCCAGGGTGGGGACTTCAGCGAAG GGAATGGAAGAGGGGGTGAATCCATCTATGGTGGCTTCTTTGAAG aTGAGAGCTTTACCATGAAACACAATAAGGAGTACCTTCTGTCCATGGCGAACAGGGGCAAGGACACCAACGGATCTCAGTTCTTTAT TACCACCAAACCTTCGCCACATCTGGACGG AGTCCACGTGGTTTTCGGACAAGTAATATCTGGCCAAGAGGTCATTCAAACCATGGAGAGGCAGAAGACAGACGCCAGCAGTAAACCATATTCCGAGGTCAAGATCATGAACTGCGGAGAGCTCATCCCTAAGACAAGAG TGAAGCCAGgcgagaagaagaaaaaggagaaggCGCATTCTGAGGCCAGCGACAGCTCCAGCTCCTCAGACAGCTCCTCAGAGCCTTCCTCGGAGTCGGAGGAGTCCGAAAAAGAATCCAAGAGGCggaagaagaaggtgaaaaagcagaagaagaagaagcaaaaGAAGGCGAAGAAAGAGAG GTCAGAGGCCGGAAGTGCGGACGAAAAGGAGCAAGACCTGCAGTTGTCCTCGGTCCGACCCGAAGAGATCCCGGAGGTCCCTCAGAACAGATTCCTCATGCGCAAAAGTCCCCAGGCCGCCCAGAACGAGGACGCTGGACAGAACCCCAGGCAGCGGGAGGAACGGCCGAGGGAAAG GCCGTTTAATGCCCAGTCTGCATATCACAGAGGACTAGTGACGACCCGGTCCGGCAGGAAGATTAAAGGGAGAGGTCCACGG CGCTATCGCACTCCGTCCCGCTCACGATCACGAGACCGTTTCCGCCGCAGCGAGACGCCGCCCCACTGGCGGCAGGAAATGCAGCGGCAAAGGACGAGGGCAACGAGTGGAGAGCGCTGGATTAAGGGGGACAA AGGTGACATGGAGGAGGCAGCAAAGGAGGAGGCCGCTAAAGCGACCCGGGCAGAGAAGAAGGACTCTGACGACAAGCCGGCGGAGAAGGAGAAGCGCGGTCGCTCCCACCGGTCCCGGAGCAAGGACAAGGAGAAGAAGGACGAAGACAAACACGGCAGACACAAGGCCAAGAAGAGGGGCGGCTCGCGCAGCCGCAGCAAGAGCGTAGACAAGGGTAGGGACAAGAGCGTAGACAAGAGCGGGGACAAGGGTGGGGACAAGGGCGTAGACAAGAGCGTAGACAAGAGCGTAGACAAGAGCGTAGACAAGAGCGTAGACAAGAGTGGGGACAAGAGTGTAGAaaagggaggagacaaaggTAGGGACAAGAGCATAGACAAGGGTGCTGACAAGAGCGGAGACGAGGTGCGTAAAAGCGGAGACAAGAGGAGACGGTCAAAGAGCAAAGAGAAGGAGCGGGACCACAAGCCCGACCGCCGAGGCCGCTCCCGGAGCAAAGACGCGGCCGTGACCAAGGAGAAGGAAACGGAGTCCGACCACAGCAAGGAGAGGAGCAAGCGCGCCGAGTCCGAGAAGAAGCCGAAAGACGACCCGAAGGGAAGGAACGGCGAGAAGCCGCAGGAAGAGAAGGGTCGAAACGGGGACaagcgggagaaggagagggccgAGTCCCAGAGCAAGGACAGGACGAGCGGCAAGGAGGGCCCCAAGTCCCACAGCAGGAGCCGGGACAGAGGGGACCGCGGGGCTAGGCGTGCGTCCTCGAGGGACAGGGGCGAGAGAAGGGACAGGGAGAGGCCCAGCGAGGGCGGCCAGAGGAGCCAGGAGAGACGCCGGCAGCCCTCCAGGGATGACAAGCGGCGAGGGTCGCCCAGGAACCGGGACCGCACCAGGAGCCCCGACCGGGCCAAGGCCAGAGACTCTCACAGGGGCGGGCGGCGCTCCCGGAGCCGGAGCAACGACCGGCAGGCGCGCAGGAAGGATAAGGAGAGCGGGCCGGCCCCGAGACGGGGATCCAGGGGCCGGcaccaccacagcagcagcagcagcagctccgacAGCGACCAGGACGACAAGACCAAGGGCCGGAAGAGCCCAGAGGACAAGAAGAAAAGCCCCCCGAGGGAGTCCCCTCCTCCTAAAGCCAAAGAGCCGGCCGGAAGCCCTGCGAGGAACCGCAGCAACCGAGGACGAGAAGGGACCCGCGACAAGAAGGACAGCTCCGGGTCGAGTAACGACGACAGCGACTAG
- the fastkd1 gene encoding FAST kinase domain-containing protein 1, mitochondrial, with protein MFRLHLASACVRRSVYSGPGNRDLVLDQLKVCFSEDQVFEVVGRNKAKLAVNHVGCAVGMLWQFQKEKPQLLRTVGAVKSHPQFLTLRVLAENKISLMDDCLLVDMLYDVLRLNVEPHDSLVQQLVSEASVRLDSFPLSSLSKFAICLNDQQLQLSPLMGRITDILSRKLSTINDARILTVLMISVSPMVSPRLRDRLLDRADHLLDSMDPVKYNNPRRVVQFLRNIRFGRRPLLEKCNRILLRSVPRMDAENLSIIMGLYQSLQFNNCEFRLAAKQRLTELIDSSTDPAAFTKLFVALCPMASTEIREWLESTALLLADEFNPQQALILAEGLEEIQCRNLNLINKIASIIQKNLRVYKSMEVARITQALFLLHYQNPELFNKLRSILISFLQDSLYPSEVTMLTRVLATLPGPRLEAGVVARLDAVLPQCNLSDLNTLAQAVGKCARNDASYRHSSPSQYVRLLQGLSRCGHERLDTADRLDVLLDELRYASGEWFEETLLEHTMATLQRMTAQVSWSSVPDLAHLLTKTNHLCAPLLDRIATVTLKDIDKIHPSATYATLLPFAVLNYDSPTADELFDVCIEHLKPHIRSFDPHMLVLLAYALVVADCFPEEVFREIFNVDFLAKLDAHLETMPDLLNMRIRLRLMEVNRAVCLECPEYQVPWFHARYCQQLQKKGSFSSSLVQKQIHKILAEVLGGADRARASVLTPYFYTIDFECVLDRYNRPVAYSEPNTLQISDGGKVQWRAEPTETVMNELPPGAQRVAVDFLDSKAFCKNSRHMKGETGMRKRHLEIMGYRVVQIPHYEWNSMELSTQDAWVGYLKKKIFTEVSSS; from the exons ATGTTTCGTCTGCACCTGGCCAGTGCCTGTGTGCGCAGGTCTGTGTACAGTGGGCCAGGAAACCGGGACCTAGTCCTGGATCAGCTGAAGGTGTGCTTCAGTGAAGACCAAGTGTTTGAGGTCGTTGGCAGGAACAAGGCCAAGCTTGCGGTGAACCACGTGGGTTGTGCGGTGGGCATGCTGTGGCAGTTCCAGAAAGAGAAACCACAATTATTAAGGACGGTTGGGGCGGTCAAGAGCCACCCTCAGTTCCTGACCCTCAGAGTTTTGGCCGAAAACAAGATCTCCCTCATGGATGACTGCTTGCTGGTGGATATGCTGTATGATGTTCTCAG ACTCAATGTGGAACCTCATGACTCGCTAGTTCAGCAGCTGGTTTCTGAAGCCTCTGTAAGACTAGATag TTTCCCGCTGTCTTCCCTCTCCAAGTTCGCCATTTGTCTGAATGATCAACAACTGCAGCTGAGTCCGCTGATGGGACGCATCACGGACATTCTGTCCCGGAAGCTCTCGACCATCAACGATGCCAG AATCCTGACCGTGCTGATGATCAGCGTGTCCCCCATGGTGTCCCCTCGCCTGAGAGACCGGCTCCTGGACCGGGCGGACCACCTGCTGGACTCCATGGACCCCGTGAAGTACAACAACCCCCGCAGGGTGGTGCAGTTCCTGCGCAACATCCGCTTCGGccggcgccccctgctggagaagTGCAACCGGATCCTGCTGCGGAGCGTCCCGCGGATGGACGCGGAGAACCTGAGCATCATCATGGGCCTCTACCAGTCGCTGCAGTTCAACAACTGCGAGTTCCGTCTGGCGGCCAAGCAGCGGCTGACGGAGCTGATCGACTCCAGTACCGACCCCGCCGCTTTCACCAAGCTCTTTGTGGCGCTGTGTCCCATGGCGAGCACGGAGATCAGAGAATG GTTGGAGAGCACTGCACTCCTATTGGCCGACGAGTTCAATCCACAGCAGGCCTTGATACTCGCTGAGGGGCTCGAGGAGATCCAGTGTAGGAACCTCAACCTGATCAACAA GATTGCATCAATAATCCAAAAGAACCTTAGAGTCTACAAATCCATGGAGGTAGCGAGGATCACCCAGGCCCTCTTCCTGCTGCACTACCAGAACCCCGAGCTGTTCAACAAGTTACGGAGCATCCTCATCAG ctTCCTCCAGGACAGCCTCTACCCTTCGGAGGTCACCATGCTGACGCGCGTGCTGGCCACCCTGCCCGGCCCGCGGCTGGAGGCGGGCGTGGTGGCGCGTCTGGACGCCGTGCTCCCCCAGTGCAACCTCAGCGACCTCAACACGCTGGCGCAGGCGGTGGGCAAGTGCGCGCGCAACGACGCCTCCTACCGCCACAGCTCGCCCAGCCAGTACGTGCGGCTGCTGCAGGGGCTCAGCCGCTGCGGCCACGAGCGGCTGGACACGGCCGACCGCCTGGACGTGCTGCTGGACGAGCTGCGCTACGCCTCGGGCGAGTGGTTCGAGGAGACGCTGCTGGAGCACACCATGGCCACGCTGCAGAGGATGACGGCGCAGGTGAGCTGGAGCAGCGTGCCCGACCTGGCGCACCTGCTCACCAAGACCAACCACCTGTGCGCCCCGCTGCTGGACCGCATCGCCACGGTCACCCTGAAGGACAtcgacaag atccATCCCTCCGCCACCTACGCCACACTGCTCCCCTTCGCCGTCCTCAACTACGACTCTCCGACCGCAGACGAGCTGTTTGACGTCTGCATCGAGCACCTAAAACCTCACATCA GGTCCTTCGACCCCCACATGTTGGTGTTGCTGGCCTACGCTCTGGTCGTAGCCGACTGCTTTCCTGAAGAAGTGTTTAGAGAAATCTTCAACGTGGATTTCCTCGCCAAACTCGACGCGCACCTAGAAA CTATGCCCGACCTGCTCAACATGCGGATCCGCCTTCGGCTGATGGAGGTGAACCGCGCCGTGTGTCTGGAGTGTCCCGAGTACCAGGTTCCCTGGTTCCACGCGCGCTACTGCCAGCAGCTACAGAAGAAAG GGAGTTTCTCCAGCAGTCTGGTCCAAAAGCAAATCCACAAGATCCTGGCCGAGGTCCTGGGTGGTGCGGACCGGGCCCGGGCGTCTGTGCTCACGCCCTATTTCTACACCATAG ACTTTGAGTGCGTGTTGGACCGGTACAACCGGCCCGTGGCCTACAGCGAGCCCAACACCCTGCAGATCTCAGACGGCGGGAAGGTCCAGTGGAGGGCGGAGCCTACGGAGACTGTCATGAACGAGCTGCCACCCGGAGCACAGCG GGTCGCTGTGGACTTCTTGGATTCAAAGGCGTTCTGTAAGAACTCTCGCCACAtgaagggggagacggggatgaggaagaggcacCTGGAGATCATGGGATACCGTGTTGTTCAG ATCCCCCATTATGAGTGGAACTCGATGGAGCTGTCCACGCAAGACGCCTGGGTTGGTTACCttaagaagaaaatatttacTGAGGTGTCGTCTTCTTAA
- the klhl41a gene encoding kelch-like protein 41a: MDPQGLREDLRMFQSTLLQDGLKELLNENKFVDCALKVGDRSFPCHRLILAACSPYFRELFFSEEGAEDEAGEKEVVLEDVDAGTMEMIVKYMYSADIDINDENVQDILAVSHRLQIPSVFTVCVNYLQKRLNPKNCLAVFRLALLLNSPRLAVSARECVALHFETLATQEDFLELGLRELLAIIGADALNVEKEEAVFEALMRWVRKDKESRAKTLGEAFDCVRFRLLPEKYFLEKVAKDDVVTADPELVKKIALIKDAFGGKLPELKKVEEGEEEDALPGFLSDQRRVGMYNKDLLLMINDAVAVAYDGVENECFLAAVAEQIPRNHECLRTRKNQLYVLGGLFVDEEDKDAPLQCYLYQLDSLGGQWTALPPMPSPRCLFSMGEFENLIFAIAGKDLQSDESVDTVMCYDTDKMKWSETKKLPVMIHGHSVVSENGLVYCIGGKTDENKALSKMFAYNHKKSEWKDVAAMQTARSMFGAVVHKGRLIVAGGVNEDGLTNSCEAYDFGTNKWTPFTDFPQERSSVNLVSCGGLLYAVGGFALVELENKECGPSEITDIWQYDEDKKEWTGMIKDMRYAAGASCVAMRLNAARMPKL, encoded by the exons ATGGACCCCCAGGGCCTGCGAGAGGACCTCCGGATGTTCCAGAGCACCCTCCTCCAGGACGGGCTGAAGGAGCTCCTGAACGAGAACAAGTTCGTGGACTGTGCCCTGAAGGTGGGCGACCGGAGCTTCCCCTGCCACCGGCTCATCCTGGCCGCCTGCAGCCCCTACTTCAGGGAGCTCTTCTTCTCCGAAGAGGGCGCCGAGGACGAGGCcggggagaaggaggtggtgctggaggacgTGGACGCCGGCACCATGGAGATGATCGTGAAGTACATGTACTCGGCCGACATCGACATCAACGACGAGAACGTCCAGGACATCCTGGCCGTGTCCCACCGGCTGCAGATCCCCTCGGTGTTCACCGTGTGCGTGAACTACCTCCAAAAGAGGCTGAACCCGAAGAACTGCCTGGCGGTGTTCCGGCTGGCCCTGCTGCTCAACTCGCCGCGGCTGGCCGTGTCCGCCCGGGAGTGCGTGGCGCTGCACTTCGAGACGCTGGCCACGCAGGAGGACTTCCTGGAGCTGGGCCTGCGCGAGCTGCTGGCCATCATAGGCGCGGACGCCCTCaacgtggagaaggaggaggctgTGTTCGAGGCGCTGATGCGCTGGGTCCGCAAGGACAAGGAGAGCCGTGCCAAGACGCTGGGCGAGGCCTTCGACTGCGTGCGCTTCCGCCTGCTGCCGGAGAAGTACTTCCTGGAGAAGGTGGCGAAGGATGACGTCGTCACGGCCGACCCGGAGCTCGTCAAGAAGATCGCGCTCATCAAGGACGCCTTCGGCGGGAAGCTCCCCGAGctgaagaaggtggaggaaggggaggaagaggacgcgCTGCCCGGGTTCCTCAGCGACCAGCGGCGGGTGGGCATGTACAACAAGGACCTGCTGCTGATGATCAACGACGCGGTGGCCGTGGCGTACGACGGCGTGGAGAACGAGTGCTTCCTGGCGGCCGTGGCTGAGCAGATCCCACGGAACCACGAGTGCCTGAGGACCAGGAAGAACCAGCTTTACGTCCTGGGGGGGCTGTTTGTGGACGAGGAGGACAAGGACGCCCCCCTGCAGTGCTACCTCTACCAG TTGGACAGTCTGGGGGGCCAGTGGACGGCTCTGCCTCCCATGCCCTCCCCAAGATGTCTGTTCTCCATGGGGGAGTTTGAGAACCTCATCTTCGCTATAGCAGGAAAGGACCTGCAGTCCGACGAGTCTGTGGATACCGTAATGTGTTATGACACTGA CAAAATGAAGTGGAGCGAAACCAAGAAGTTACCGGTGATGATCCACGGCCACAGCGTGGTCTCAGAGAACGGGCTGGTGTACTGCATCGGAGGAAAGACCGACGAAAA CAAAGCGCTGAGCAAGATGTTTGCGTACAACCACAAGAAGTCGGAGTGGAAGGACGTGGCCGCTATGCAGACGGCCCGCTCCATGTTCGGAGCGGTGGTCCACAAGGGACGGCTCATCGTGGCGGGGGGCGTGAACGAGGACGGGCTCACCAACTCATGTGAGGCCTACGACTTCGGGACGAATAA GTGGACGCCCTTCACAGACTTCCCCCAGGAGAGGAGCTCCGTGAACCTGGTCAGCTGCGGGGGTCTGCTCTACGCCGTGGGGGGCTTCGCTCTGGTGGAGCTGGAGAACAAGGAGTGTGGCCCCAGCGAGATCACCGATATCTGGCA GTACGATGAGGACAAGAAGGAGTGGACGGGGATGATCAAGGACATGCGCTACGCCGCCGGAGCCAGCTGTGTGGCCATGCGGCTCAACGCAGCCCGGATGCCGAAGCTTTGA
- the bbs5 gene encoding Bardet-Biedl syndrome 5 protein homolog, with the protein MAAILDALWEDRDVRFDITTQQMKTRAGEVLIDCLDSIEDTKGNNGDRGRLLVTNLRIIWHSLALPRVNLSVGYNSIINITTRTANSKLRGQTEALYILTKSNNTRFEFIFTNVVPGSPRLFTSVIAVHRAYETSKMYRDLKLRGALIQNKQLRLLPLEQVYDKINGVWNLSSDQGNLGTFFITNVRIVWHANMNESFNVSIPYLQIRSIRIRDSKFGLALVIESSQQTGGYVLGFKIDPMDKLQDAVKEINSLHKVYSANPIFGVDYEMEEKPQPLEEMTVDQLPDDVEIEPDEQTDAFTAYFADGNKQLDREPVFSEELGLAIEKLKEGFTLQGLWEVMGS; encoded by the exons ATGGCGGCGATTTTAGACGCATTATGGGAGGACAGGGACGTCAGATTCGACATCACTACACA GCAGATGAAAACCCGCGCAGGAGAGGTGCTGATAGACTGTCTGGACTCTATCGAGGACACCAAGGGAAACAACGGCGACAGAG GACGACTGCTGGTCACCAACCTGAGGATCATTTGGCATTCTCTGGCTCTCCCCAGAGTTAATTTGT CTGTGGGCTACAACTCCATCATTAACATCACCACTCGGACGGCTAACTCG AAACTGCGCGGTCAAACGGAGGCCCTCTACATCCTCACCAAGTCCAACAACACCAGATTTGAGTTCATCTTCACCAACGTGGTTCCCGGGAGTCCCAGACTGTTCACCTCAGTCATCGCCGTGCACAG GGCCTATGAGACGTCCAAAATGTACCGGGACTTGAAGCTGCGTGGTGCCCTCATCCAGAACAagcagctccgcctcctccctctggaGCAGGTGTACGACAAGATCAACGGCGTCTGGAACCTGTCCAGCGACCAG GGTAATCTCGGCACGTTCTTCATCACTAACGTCCGTATCGTCTGGCACGCCAACATGAACGAGAGCTTCAACGTCAGCATCCCCTATCTGCAGATC AGATCCATCCGAATAAGAGACTCAAAGTTTGGCTTGGCGCTGGTGATTGAGAGCTCCCAGCAG ACCGGTGGATATGTGCTGGGGTTCAAGATCGACCCGATGGACAAGCTCCAGGACGCGGTGAAGGAGATCAACTCCCTGCATAAGGTCTATTCGGCCAACCCCATCTTTGGAGTGGACTACGaaatggaggagaag CCCCAGCCCTTGGAGGAGATGACCGTGGATCAGCTCCCCGACGACGTGGAGATAGAGCCTGACGAGCAGACGGACGCCTTCACC gcctactttgctGATGGAAACAAG CAACTGGACAGGGAGCCCGTGTTCTCTGAGGAGCTGGGGCTGGCCATCGAGAAGCTGAAGGAGGGATTCACCCTCCAAGGACTGTGGGAGGTTATGGGAAGTTGA